From Bradyrhizobium sp. NDS-1, the proteins below share one genomic window:
- a CDS encoding ABC transporter ATP-binding protein produces the protein MDQLSGYARRPFAFVLRYLRRRLASHLVILTAVVAAVACSVGTQYGVKSLVDSLSAGPSQGGNVWLAFILLMSLIAADNFLWRIASWTASFTFVGVTGDLRRDIFRHLTGHAPSYFSDRMPGMLTSRITATSNAVFTVENMFVWNVLPPCIATIAAIALIGTVSPYMALGLTVIAGGMVVAMFRLAAAGKPLHDDFADKAAVVDGEMIDVISNMPLVRAFCGIGHEHERFDATVNRELTARSRSLRYLEKLRLLHAVVTVLLTIALMAWAVTLWQKGAATTGDVVLVCTLGISILSATRDLAVALVDVTQHVARLTEAIATLLVPHELSDHPEAEPLVKSGAAIAYNNVTFGYPGGEKIFERFSLRLQPGQRVGLVGQSGGGKSTLFMLLQRFYDVDEGSVTIDGQDISKVTQLSLREAISVVPQDISLFHRSIRENIRYGRPNATDDEVLRAAIAARCDFIDSLPEGLDTMVGDRGVKMSGGQRQRIAIARAFLKDAPILLLDEATAALDSESEEAIREALSRLMRGRTVIAIAHRLATLRNFDRVVVLKNGKIIEDGSPERLMQGHGPYRELVTQEMSRLAQAAA, from the coding sequence ATGGATCAGCTTTCTGGATACGCGCGCAGGCCATTTGCCTTTGTCTTGCGCTATCTCCGGCGTCGTCTCGCCTCGCATCTGGTGATCCTGACCGCTGTCGTGGCAGCAGTTGCCTGCTCCGTGGGCACCCAGTACGGCGTCAAATCGTTGGTCGACAGCCTGTCCGCAGGGCCATCACAGGGCGGGAACGTATGGCTGGCATTCATTTTACTCATGTCGCTCATTGCCGCCGACAACTTCCTGTGGCGGATCGCGAGCTGGACGGCGAGCTTCACCTTCGTCGGTGTCACGGGTGATTTACGCCGTGACATATTTCGTCATCTGACCGGACACGCGCCGAGCTACTTCTCCGACCGGATGCCGGGCATGCTGACGAGCCGCATCACGGCGACGTCGAACGCGGTGTTCACGGTCGAGAACATGTTCGTCTGGAACGTATTGCCGCCATGCATTGCCACAATTGCGGCAATCGCCCTGATTGGAACCGTCAGTCCCTACATGGCGCTCGGCCTGACCGTGATCGCCGGCGGCATGGTGGTTGCGATGTTCCGTCTCGCCGCGGCGGGCAAGCCGCTGCATGACGACTTCGCCGACAAGGCCGCCGTCGTCGACGGCGAGATGATCGACGTCATCAGCAACATGCCGCTGGTGCGGGCCTTCTGCGGCATCGGCCACGAGCACGAGCGGTTCGACGCGACGGTAAACCGGGAACTGACGGCGCGAAGCCGCAGCCTGCGCTATCTGGAAAAGCTGCGGTTGCTGCATGCCGTTGTGACCGTGCTCTTGACGATCGCGCTGATGGCCTGGGCGGTCACGCTCTGGCAGAAGGGCGCAGCGACCACCGGCGACGTCGTGCTGGTCTGTACGCTTGGCATCTCCATCCTGAGCGCCACGCGCGATCTTGCGGTGGCGTTGGTCGACGTCACCCAGCACGTCGCCCGCCTGACCGAGGCGATCGCGACGCTGCTGGTGCCGCACGAATTGAGCGATCACCCCGAGGCGGAGCCGCTGGTGAAGAGCGGCGCGGCGATTGCGTACAACAACGTCACCTTCGGCTATCCCGGCGGCGAGAAGATCTTCGAGCGCTTCAGCCTTCGCTTGCAGCCCGGTCAGCGCGTCGGTCTGGTCGGCCAGTCCGGCGGCGGCAAATCGACCCTGTTCATGCTGCTGCAGCGCTTCTACGACGTCGACGAGGGCAGCGTCACGATCGACGGGCAGGATATCTCGAAGGTCACGCAGCTGAGCCTCCGCGAGGCGATCTCCGTCGTGCCGCAGGACATCTCCCTGTTTCACCGGTCGATCCGCGAGAACATCCGCTACGGCCGCCCCAACGCGACCGACGACGAGGTGCTTCGCGCGGCGATCGCGGCGCGCTGCGATTTCATCGACAGCCTGCCCGAGGGCCTCGACACCATGGTCGGCGACCGCGGCGTCAAGATGTCGGGCGGCCAGCGCCAGCGCATCGCGATCGCGCGCGCCTTCCTCAAGGACGCGCCGATCCTGCTGCTGGACGAGGCCACGGCGGCGCTCGACAGCGAGTCGGAAGAGGCGATCCGCGAGGCCTTGTCACGGCTGATGCGCGGGCGCACGGTGATTGCGATCGCGCACCGGCTCGCGACGCTGCGAAATTTCGACCGCGTGGTGGTGCTGAAGAATGGTAAGATCATCGAAGATGGTTCGCCCGAACGCCTGATGCAGGGCCACGGGCCCTATCGAGAGCTGGTCACGCAGGAAATGAGCCGGCTCGCGCAAGCCGCCGCGTAA
- a CDS encoding glycosyltransferase family 4 protein, giving the protein MRIAQVAPLTEAVPPKLYGGTERVVHWLTEELVALGHDVTLFASGDSQTSAKLDALWPRALRLDGSVRDPNALHMVLLERVRQKCDDEEFDFLHFHLDYYPWSLFHRQPTPFLTTLHGRLDLPEHQPVFNTFSKMPVISISNAQRRPVPQANWVTTIHHGLPENLLTPKPVKQEYLAVLGRIAPEKGVDRAIKIATHCGIPLKIAAKVDRADQEYYDELIRPMIENNPLVDFIGEISDHEKSDFLSGALGLLLPIDWPEPFGLVMIEAMACGTPVVAFNRGSVPEIIDDGLTGFIVEDVISAAGVVNRLSQLDRAAIRKQFETRFTARRMALDYLAAYRSLAEEQAPRIKLVSSAE; this is encoded by the coding sequence ATGCGCATCGCGCAGGTAGCTCCGTTGACGGAGGCTGTTCCACCCAAGCTGTATGGCGGCACCGAGCGGGTGGTGCATTGGTTGACGGAAGAGTTGGTAGCCCTCGGGCACGATGTGACCTTATTCGCCAGCGGCGATTCGCAGACGTCAGCCAAGCTGGATGCGCTGTGGCCCCGGGCGCTCCGTCTCGACGGTTCCGTGCGCGATCCCAATGCGCTGCACATGGTGCTGCTGGAACGCGTGCGGCAAAAATGTGACGACGAGGAGTTCGACTTCCTCCACTTCCATCTTGATTACTATCCCTGGTCGCTGTTCCACCGGCAGCCGACACCATTCCTGACCACGCTGCACGGCCGGCTCGATCTGCCGGAGCACCAGCCGGTCTTCAACACCTTCTCCAAGATGCCGGTCATCTCGATTTCCAACGCGCAGCGACGGCCGGTGCCGCAGGCCAATTGGGTGACGACAATTCATCACGGCCTTCCCGAGAACCTGCTGACACCGAAGCCAGTGAAGCAGGAATACCTCGCCGTTCTCGGCCGCATCGCGCCCGAGAAGGGCGTCGACCGCGCCATCAAGATCGCGACCCATTGCGGCATTCCGCTGAAGATCGCAGCCAAGGTCGATCGTGCCGATCAGGAATATTACGACGAGCTGATCCGGCCGATGATCGAGAACAATCCACTGGTGGACTTCATCGGCGAGATCAGCGATCACGAGAAGTCGGACTTCCTGAGCGGCGCGCTCGGACTTCTGCTGCCGATCGACTGGCCGGAGCCGTTTGGCCTCGTCATGATCGAAGCGATGGCCTGCGGAACGCCGGTCGTCGCCTTCAACCGCGGCTCGGTGCCGGAGATCATCGACGATGGCCTCACCGGTTTCATCGTCGAGGACGTCATCAGTGCCGCGGGGGTAGTGAACCGCCTTTCGCAGCTCGATCGCGCAGCGATCCGCAAGCAGTTCGAGACGCGCTTCACGGCGCGGCGAATGGCGCTGGACTATCTCGCGGCCTATCGCAGCCTCGCCGAGGAACAGGCGCCGCGGATCAAGCTGGTGAGCAGCGCGGAGTAA
- a CDS encoding alkyl/aryl-sulfatase, translating to MIEHSSEPKDASPSVIARHEAMLNALPFSDTRDFDDATRGFLGTIENAEITNPQGRTVWSLAPYGFLSTEEAPPTVNPSLWRQSRLNMQHGLFEVVPGVYQVRGLDIANMTLIEGDNGVIVVDTLTSTEGARAALDLYFRHRGSKPVAAVIFTHTHTDHWGGARGVLEEDALAAGRVPIIAPNLFMEHAVSENIIAGPAMLRRAQYQFGPLLAKGARGQVDCGLGKSMAAGSVALLRPTDLIMATGDTRVIDGVEFEFQMAPNSEAPAEMHFFIPRYKLLNLAENCTHNFHNLLPFRGSDVRDALAWSKYLNEALQLWDGKAEAMCGQHHWPVWGAERIGTMIRQQRDLYKFAHDQTIRLMNHGLTASEIAETIQLPKSLEGAWHGRGYYGHIRHNVKAIYQKYLGWYDANPVNLDPLPPVESAKKYVEYMGGADAILARATADFETGEFRFVAQVLGHLVFAEPDNAAARGLLADTLEQLGYAAESATWRNAYLFGAQELRLGMPKVPARPPMPRETLAALRTSQLWDVLGIRLNGPKAEGKHIVLNWSFSDTGEIFVLNLENCALTYTEGVQTEGADASFTLARATLDEVIAKLTSFPEAVASGKIKLSGNPMRLAELMGLMDEFPRMFEIVEPKRAVVK from the coding sequence ATGATCGAGCACAGCAGTGAACCCAAGGACGCCTCGCCCTCCGTCATCGCACGGCACGAGGCCATGCTGAACGCGCTGCCGTTCTCCGACACGCGGGATTTCGACGATGCCACGCGCGGCTTTCTCGGCACGATCGAGAATGCAGAGATCACGAACCCGCAAGGCCGGACGGTCTGGAGTCTTGCGCCTTACGGCTTCCTGTCCACCGAAGAGGCGCCGCCCACCGTCAATCCGAGCCTGTGGCGACAGTCGCGGCTCAACATGCAGCACGGCCTGTTCGAGGTCGTGCCCGGCGTCTACCAGGTGCGCGGGCTCGACATCGCCAACATGACGCTGATCGAAGGCGACAACGGCGTCATCGTCGTCGACACCCTGACCTCGACCGAAGGCGCCCGTGCCGCGCTCGATCTCTATTTCAGGCATCGAGGTTCGAAGCCGGTTGCCGCCGTCATCTTCACGCACACCCACACCGACCATTGGGGCGGCGCGCGCGGCGTGCTGGAGGAGGACGCACTTGCCGCTGGACGCGTGCCGATCATCGCGCCGAACCTGTTCATGGAGCATGCCGTCTCCGAGAATATCATTGCGGGACCCGCAATGTTGCGCCGGGCGCAGTACCAGTTCGGCCCGCTGCTCGCAAAAGGTGCGCGCGGGCAGGTCGATTGCGGGCTCGGCAAGTCGATGGCTGCAGGATCGGTCGCGCTGCTGCGCCCCACCGACCTGATCATGGCGACGGGTGACACGCGCGTCATCGACGGCGTCGAGTTCGAATTTCAGATGGCGCCGAACAGCGAAGCCCCGGCGGAGATGCACTTCTTCATCCCGCGCTACAAGCTGTTGAACCTCGCCGAGAACTGCACGCACAATTTCCATAATCTGTTGCCGTTTCGCGGATCCGACGTGCGCGACGCGCTGGCCTGGTCGAAATATCTGAACGAGGCCCTGCAGCTCTGGGATGGCAAGGCGGAGGCGATGTGCGGTCAGCATCACTGGCCGGTGTGGGGAGCTGAGCGCATCGGCACGATGATCCGGCAGCAGCGCGACCTCTACAAATTCGCGCATGACCAGACCATCCGCCTGATGAACCACGGCCTCACCGCCTCCGAGATCGCGGAGACGATCCAGTTGCCGAAGAGCCTGGAAGGTGCCTGGCACGGCCGCGGCTATTACGGCCACATCCGGCACAATGTGAAGGCGATCTATCAGAAATATCTCGGCTGGTACGACGCCAACCCGGTCAACCTCGATCCGCTGCCGCCGGTGGAGTCAGCCAAGAAGTACGTCGAGTATATGGGCGGAGCGGATGCGATCCTCGCGCGGGCGACTGCGGATTTCGAGACGGGGGAGTTTCGTTTCGTGGCCCAAGTGCTCGGCCATCTCGTTTTCGCCGAGCCCGACAATGCGGCGGCGCGTGGTCTGCTCGCCGACACGCTGGAGCAGCTCGGCTACGCCGCGGAAAGCGCGACCTGGCGCAACGCCTATCTGTTCGGTGCGCAGGAATTGCGCCTGGGCATGCCGAAAGTGCCGGCGCGCCCGCCAATGCCGCGCGAGACGCTGGCGGCGCTTCGCACCTCCCAGCTCTGGGATGTGCTGGGTATTCGCCTCAACGGCCCCAAGGCGGAAGGCAAGCACATCGTCTTGAACTGGAGCTTCTCCGACACCGGCGAGATCTTCGTGCTCAATTTGGAGAACTGCGCGCTCACCTACACCGAGGGCGTGCAGACGGAAGGGGCCGATGCCAGCTTCACGCTGGCGCGCGCTACGCTCGACGAGGTGATTGCCAAGCTGACGAGCTTTCCGGAAGCCGTCGCATCCGGCAAGATCAAGCTGTCAGGCAACCCGATGAGGCTCGCCGAGCTGATGGGCCTGATGGATGAATTCCCGAGAATGTTCGAGATCGTCGAACCGAAGCGGGCGGTGGTGAAGTAG
- a CDS encoding TRAP transporter large permease, translated as MLTGMPISIALGLTVLSFMFTLTDVRTESVALKLFTGIENFEIMAIPFFILAGNFLTHGGVARRMIAFATSLVGHWYGGLALSGVVACALFAAISGSSPATVVAIGSVILPAMVAQGFPKRFGAGVITTSGSLGILIPPSIPMVLYAVSTNTSVGKLFIAGIVPGLALATLLGMTTFYRAWRNNYPRMRKATFLERLDAFRKSIWGILLIVIVIGGIYSGLFTPTEAAAVSAVYAFIVAVFIYKDLKLRDVPRVLLSSANLSAMLLYIITNAVLFSFLMTYENVPQALAQWMIDLGLGWIGFLLLVNLLLLVAGNVMEPSSIILILAPILFPVAVKLGIDPIHFGILMTVNMEVGLCHPPVGLNLYVASGIAKMGITELTVAVWPWLLTMLGFLVVVTYWPGLSLWLPRLLGM; from the coding sequence ATGCTGACGGGCATGCCGATCTCGATCGCACTTGGTCTCACCGTGCTGAGCTTCATGTTCACGCTGACCGACGTGCGAACCGAATCGGTGGCGCTGAAGCTGTTCACCGGCATCGAGAATTTCGAGATCATGGCGATCCCGTTCTTCATCCTCGCCGGCAACTTCCTGACCCATGGCGGCGTGGCGCGCAGGATGATCGCGTTTGCAACCTCGCTGGTCGGCCATTGGTACGGCGGTCTCGCGCTGTCGGGGGTGGTCGCGTGCGCGCTGTTTGCCGCGATCTCCGGCTCCTCGCCGGCGACCGTGGTCGCGATCGGCTCGGTGATCCTTCCCGCGATGGTGGCGCAGGGGTTTCCGAAGCGGTTCGGCGCGGGCGTGATCACGACGTCGGGCTCGCTCGGAATCCTCATTCCGCCGTCGATCCCGATGGTTCTCTATGCCGTCTCCACCAACACCTCGGTGGGTAAGCTGTTCATCGCCGGCATCGTGCCGGGTCTTGCGCTCGCCACGCTGCTCGGCATGACGACGTTCTATCGCGCCTGGCGCAACAACTATCCACGGATGCGCAAGGCGACCTTCCTCGAGCGTCTCGACGCATTCCGCAAGTCGATCTGGGGCATCCTGCTGATCGTGATCGTGATCGGCGGCATCTACAGCGGCCTGTTCACGCCGACCGAAGCTGCCGCCGTCAGCGCGGTCTACGCATTCATCGTCGCAGTGTTCATATACAAGGATCTGAAGCTGCGCGACGTGCCGCGCGTTCTGCTGTCATCGGCGAACCTCTCGGCGATGCTGCTCTACATCATCACCAACGCGGTGCTGTTCTCGTTCCTGATGACCTACGAGAACGTGCCGCAAGCGCTCGCGCAATGGATGATCGACCTGGGTCTTGGGTGGATCGGCTTCCTGCTGCTGGTCAACCTGCTGCTGCTGGTGGCGGGCAACGTGATGGAGCCGTCCTCGATCATCCTGATCCTGGCCCCGATCCTGTTTCCGGTCGCGGTCAAGCTCGGCATCGATCCCATCCATTTCGGCATCCTGATGACGGTCAACATGGAGGTCGGCCTGTGCCATCCGCCTGTCGGCCTCAACCTCTACGTCGCCTCAGGCATCGCCAAGATGGGCATCACCGAGCTCACGGTCGCGGTGTGGCCATGGCTCCTCACCATGCTGGGATTCCTCGTGGTGGTGACGTATTGGCCCGGTCTGTCGCTGTGGCTGCCGAGACTGCTGGGGATGTAG
- a CDS encoding DctP family TRAP transporter solute-binding subunit, translating to MRKLLLAVAAAALVLAPVVAQAQAPIVIKFSHVVANDTPKGKGALKFKELAEKYADGKVKVEVYPNSSLYKDKEEIEALQLGSVHMLAPSTAKFAPLGIKEFEALDLPWLFKDDQTYSNAIKGTIGKWLFQKLEAKGITGLAYWDNGFHMVSSNRPLIKPTDFQGLKFRISGSKVADQYFRLVGTIPQIMAFSEVYQALQTGVVDGCENTASNYLTQKFYEVQKDITVSYHAHLQYAVIVNSKFWSGLPPDIRTQLDKAMAEATDYTNSIARQENEDALAEIKKTGKTTLHYLTDADRKAWQEAMQPTYKWAKGRVGQEVLDLVAKELDVKMN from the coding sequence ATGCGCAAACTGCTTCTCGCGGTCGCGGCGGCTGCGCTCGTTCTGGCCCCTGTCGTTGCGCAAGCCCAAGCTCCGATCGTCATCAAGTTCAGCCACGTCGTCGCCAACGACACCCCGAAGGGGAAGGGCGCGCTGAAGTTCAAGGAGCTCGCTGAGAAATACGCCGACGGCAAGGTCAAGGTCGAAGTCTACCCGAACTCATCGCTCTACAAAGACAAGGAGGAGATCGAGGCGCTCCAGCTCGGCTCGGTGCACATGCTCGCGCCCTCGACCGCGAAATTCGCGCCGCTGGGCATCAAGGAGTTCGAGGCGCTCGACCTGCCCTGGCTGTTCAAGGACGACCAGACCTATTCCAACGCGATCAAGGGCACGATCGGCAAGTGGCTGTTCCAGAAGCTCGAGGCCAAGGGCATCACCGGCCTCGCTTACTGGGACAACGGCTTCCACATGGTCTCCTCGAATCGTCCGCTGATAAAGCCGACGGATTTCCAGGGCCTGAAGTTTCGCATCTCGGGATCCAAGGTCGCCGACCAGTATTTCCGCCTCGTCGGTACGATTCCGCAGATCATGGCGTTCTCCGAAGTCTACCAGGCGCTGCAGACCGGCGTGGTCGACGGATGCGAGAACACGGCATCCAACTACCTGACGCAGAAGTTCTACGAGGTGCAGAAGGACATCACCGTGTCCTATCATGCGCATCTGCAATATGCCGTCATCGTCAATTCGAAGTTCTGGTCTGGTCTGCCGCCCGATATCCGCACCCAACTGGACAAGGCGATGGCGGAGGCCACCGACTACACCAACTCGATCGCGCGCCAGGAGAACGAGGACGCGCTGGCCGAGATCAAGAAGACAGGCAAGACCACGCTGCACTACCTCACAGACGCCGATCGCAAGGCGTGGCAGGAGGCGATGCAGCCGACCTACAAATGGGCGAAGGGCCGGGTCGGGCAGGAGGTGCTCGACCTCGTCGCCAAGGAACTCGACGTCAAGATGAACTGA
- a CDS encoding methyltransferase domain-containing protein produces MVWDPQQYLKFSGHRLRPAVDLLLRIPDIAPRAIADLGAGAGNVTKLIKERWPEASVTSVEGSAEMVAAGRKAAPDVEWLHQDLGHWRPVKQYDLIYSNAALHWLPDHAALFPAVMEKVMPGGMLAVQMPRNFTAPSHVLIGETALDGPWRSKLEHLVTPPPVEGPAFYHDILAPMSASIDIWETEYLQVLEGENPVKEWTKGTWLTRYLDVLAGEEKMAFEAAYGARVAKAYPRNAAGQTLFPFRRLFIVAQRKG; encoded by the coding sequence ATGGTCTGGGATCCGCAGCAATACCTGAAATTCTCCGGCCACCGGCTGCGGCCCGCCGTCGACCTGTTGCTGCGGATTCCGGATATTGCGCCGCGGGCCATCGCCGATCTCGGAGCTGGCGCCGGCAACGTGACGAAACTGATCAAGGAGCGTTGGCCCGAGGCAAGCGTGACAAGCGTCGAGGGGTCGGCCGAGATGGTCGCGGCCGGGCGCAAGGCCGCGCCGGATGTGGAATGGTTGCACCAAGACCTCGGCCATTGGCGCCCCGTCAAGCAATACGACTTGATCTATTCCAATGCCGCACTGCACTGGTTGCCCGATCACGCGGCTCTGTTCCCGGCGGTGATGGAGAAGGTGATGCCCGGCGGCATGCTTGCCGTGCAGATGCCGCGCAATTTTACCGCGCCATCGCATGTGCTGATCGGCGAGACCGCGCTCGATGGTCCGTGGCGGTCCAAGCTGGAACATCTCGTCACGCCGCCGCCGGTCGAGGGGCCGGCCTTCTATCACGATATTCTCGCGCCGATGTCGGCCAGCATCGACATCTGGGAGACCGAATATCTGCAAGTGCTCGAAGGCGAGAACCCCGTCAAGGAATGGACCAAGGGGACCTGGCTGACGCGTTATCTCGACGTGCTCGCAGGCGAGGAGAAGATGGCGTTCGAAGCCGCCTATGGCGCGCGCGTTGCGAAAGCCTATCCGAGGAATGCGGCGGGGCAGACCCTTTTCCCGTTCCGGCGCCTCTTCATTGTTGCTCAGCGCAAGGGCTAA
- a CDS encoding SDR family NAD(P)-dependent oxidoreductase: MDLGLKSKTAVVTGASIGIGRAIAKGLAAEGVRVVGVARRADLLAELVKEVGGGLIVPFAQDVMAKDAAETIAAFALKEFGHVDILVNNAGGSRPLPVDAPDGKWDEAIALNFTSYRRIAHALLPQMIARKWGRIVNITGKSEPEGLNAAFAAKAAVHAWAKGLSREIGKHGITINCIPPGRIMSEQIRRNYPPDYRERFAEEEIPVGYWGEPEDLAALAVFLASPVARYITGTVIPVDGGLRRYQF; encoded by the coding sequence ATGGACCTCGGGCTCAAATCGAAAACCGCTGTCGTCACCGGCGCGAGCATCGGCATCGGCCGCGCCATCGCCAAGGGCCTCGCCGCCGAAGGCGTGCGTGTCGTCGGCGTGGCGCGCCGCGCCGATCTGCTTGCCGAGCTGGTGAAAGAGGTCGGCGGCGGCTTGATCGTCCCGTTCGCGCAGGACGTGATGGCCAAGGACGCCGCCGAGACCATCGCAGCGTTCGCGCTCAAGGAGTTCGGCCATGTCGACATCCTCGTCAACAATGCCGGCGGCAGCCGTCCCCTGCCCGTCGATGCGCCCGACGGCAAATGGGACGAGGCGATCGCGCTCAACTTCACCAGCTACCGCCGGATCGCCCATGCGCTGCTGCCGCAGATGATCGCGCGCAAATGGGGTCGCATAGTCAACATCACCGGCAAGTCCGAGCCGGAGGGCCTCAACGCCGCCTTCGCCGCCAAAGCCGCCGTACACGCCTGGGCCAAGGGTCTGTCACGCGAGATCGGCAAGCACGGCATCACCATCAATTGCATCCCGCCCGGCCGCATCATGAGCGAGCAGATCCGCCGCAATTACCCTCCGGATTATCGGGAGCGCTTTGCCGAGGAGGAGATCCCGGTCGGCTATTGGGGCGAGCCGGAAGATCTGGCCGCCCTCGCGGTGTTTCTGGCCTCGCCGGTGGCACGGTACATCACGGGCACGGTGATCCCGGTGGATGGCGGCCTGCGGAGGTATCAGTTCTAG
- a CDS encoding pyridoxamine 5'-phosphate oxidase family protein yields the protein MPKTSRAEIAKAMAGIDIAILSTHTENGEIANRPMSNNGDVAYDGTSYYFTYEQARTVSDIQRNPKVALGFSSEAGLFSEGIYVAVEGTAELIRDKAAFQQHWTSDLDKWFDRGIDTPSIVLIKVKANRVTYWKGREEGEVAL from the coding sequence ATGCCAAAGACATCGCGCGCTGAGATCGCAAAGGCGATGGCCGGCATCGACATCGCCATTTTGTCGACCCATACCGAGAATGGCGAGATTGCCAACCGTCCCATGAGCAACAACGGCGACGTCGCCTACGACGGCACCTCGTACTACTTCACCTACGAACAGGCACGAACGGTATCGGACATCCAACGAAATCCCAAGGTAGCGCTCGGATTCTCCTCGGAAGCTGGCCTTTTCTCTGAGGGTATCTACGTCGCCGTAGAAGGGACTGCGGAACTGATCCGGGACAAGGCGGCCTTCCAGCAGCACTGGACCAGCGATCTCGACAAGTGGTTCGACCGCGGCATCGATACGCCAAGCATCGTTCTGATCAAGGTGAAGGCCAACCGCGTGACCTACTGGAAGGGCCGCGAAGAAGGCGAGGTCGCGCTCTGA
- the cax gene encoding calcium/proton exchanger has product MQTLLREIRNTPLLWMLGFVPIVLIAEAVVPHSHTLLFVLAVLAIVPLAALLSHATEAVAAKTGDAVGGLLNATLGNLTELIIAITALRAGQYMLVKASIAGAIVTNAVFMLGACLLLGGLRYHVQQYNRAGARLSSGLLLMATVALLAPSAVADLDHLPQGGGTLNKLSLGISVLLIVAYGLGLLFSLRTHKELFASAGHGDDNKEVHWPIGIAVGTLLVVTVLVALVSEIFVESVQKAAETFGMSPAFVGFIVVSLVGAAAEFAVAFAAARKDRLDMAVSIALGSASQIALFVAPALVLLSYVVGPKPMDLQFWPGAVTMIMIATVTSAFITSSGRSAWFVGALMILIYAVFALTLYVVPPAGQG; this is encoded by the coding sequence ATGCAGACTCTGCTCAGGGAAATCCGCAATACCCCATTGCTCTGGATGCTGGGCTTCGTGCCCATCGTGCTGATAGCCGAGGCGGTGGTGCCGCATTCCCACACGCTGCTGTTCGTGCTCGCGGTGCTGGCCATCGTCCCGCTGGCGGCGCTGCTCAGCCACGCCACCGAGGCGGTCGCCGCCAAGACCGGCGATGCCGTGGGCGGATTGCTCAATGCTACCCTCGGCAATCTGACCGAACTGATCATCGCCATTACGGCCCTGCGGGCCGGCCAGTACATGCTGGTGAAGGCCTCGATCGCGGGTGCGATCGTCACCAACGCGGTGTTCATGCTGGGCGCCTGCCTGCTGCTCGGCGGCCTGCGCTATCACGTGCAGCAATACAACCGCGCTGGTGCGCGGCTTTCGTCCGGCCTGCTGCTCATGGCGACCGTCGCCCTGCTTGCGCCCTCGGCGGTCGCCGATCTCGACCACCTGCCGCAGGGCGGGGGCACCCTCAACAAGCTCAGCCTTGGCATTTCGGTCCTGCTCATCGTTGCTTACGGGCTCGGCCTGTTGTTTTCGCTGCGAACGCATAAGGAATTGTTCGCCAGCGCCGGTCACGGCGACGACAACAAGGAGGTGCACTGGCCGATCGGAATAGCCGTCGGCACGCTGCTGGTCGTCACCGTGCTGGTCGCGCTGGTCAGCGAGATCTTCGTTGAATCGGTGCAGAAGGCGGCGGAAACCTTCGGAATGAGCCCGGCCTTCGTCGGCTTCATCGTCGTCTCGCTGGTCGGCGCCGCCGCCGAATTCGCGGTGGCCTTCGCCGCGGCCCGCAAGGACCGGCTCGACATGGCCGTCAGCATCGCGCTCGGCAGCGCCTCGCAGATCGCGCTGTTCGTCGCACCAGCGCTGGTGCTGCTCAGCTATGTCGTGGGGCCGAAGCCGATGGACCTGCAGTTCTGGCCGGGCGCCGTCACCATGATAATGATCGCGACGGTGACATCGGCCTTCATCACGTCCAGCGGGCGCTCGGCCTGGTTCGTCGGCGCGCTGATGATTCTCATCTACGCGGTCTTTGCGTTGACGCTGTATGTCGTCCCGCCGGCGGGCCAGGGATGA